Proteins encoded together in one Pseudoalteromonas xiamenensis window:
- the secD gene encoding protein translocase subunit SecD — MFKSNKVLRTPWQAQLKRMAILLVIIALGLCALPNFYQNNTVLRISPSKSGDAIPSPDLIQQVLQQHHFNVATIRSNTESASTEVMLIPQTASAAAQEILSESLQAHATVKVMEQSTAPIWLQKLGLSPIKLGLDLNGGVLFVLKVDTDKALEKRMENIALEAQAFRVKEKLHGVRIERSSATEVELIALPKGQDALRHLQNALVKQFPQLTAVTYQQGNLQRSTLSYNEEGKVTFEKQTMVQALTTLRSRIEELGITEAVTQRQGTNYIRIELPGVQDPAAAKRIIGATAQLSFHALQDVGGKAVKAEHGIVNLNPLAIFSGADIDTAQAGRDDYGKPLVQLHLTSQGGAKMLRFSRNNVGQPMATLYSEYVADSQGEIHENSTVISVATIQQVLGQRFSITNMGSWQKAEDLALLLRAGSLDAPLTIVTERTIGPSLGAQNINSGFKALALGLSLTLGFMLLWYRKLGVIACIALVANLVCLIGLMSLLPNVVLTLPGIAGLVLTIGMAVDTNVIIFERIKEERKQGSRMITALQRGYQQAQSSIVDANLTTMITAIVLMAIGYGPIKGFAITLALGIITSMFCGVVVSAQLSHWFYRAPELANKTIKSSGVKGGQHG, encoded by the coding sequence ATGTTTAAATCAAACAAAGTATTGCGCACGCCGTGGCAAGCGCAATTAAAACGCATGGCCATCCTGCTTGTCATTATTGCGCTTGGGCTGTGTGCCTTACCTAATTTTTATCAAAATAATACCGTGTTGCGTATTAGTCCATCGAAGTCAGGGGACGCAATTCCTAGCCCAGATCTGATTCAACAAGTACTACAGCAACATCACTTCAACGTCGCGACCATCCGCTCAAACACAGAATCGGCAAGCACCGAGGTGATGTTAATACCCCAAACCGCGTCCGCTGCAGCACAAGAAATACTTTCCGAGAGCTTGCAAGCCCATGCAACAGTGAAAGTCATGGAGCAATCTACCGCGCCAATCTGGTTACAAAAGCTCGGGCTGTCGCCAATTAAACTGGGTTTGGACCTCAACGGAGGAGTGCTTTTTGTACTTAAGGTTGATACGGACAAAGCGCTTGAAAAGCGTATGGAAAATATTGCATTGGAAGCACAAGCATTCAGAGTTAAGGAGAAATTGCACGGTGTGCGCATTGAGCGCAGTTCAGCCACAGAAGTGGAGCTAATTGCGTTACCAAAAGGTCAAGATGCCTTGCGACATCTGCAAAACGCGCTCGTAAAGCAATTCCCACAATTAACGGCTGTTACTTATCAACAAGGGAATTTGCAACGTTCAACACTGAGTTACAACGAAGAGGGCAAAGTCACCTTTGAAAAGCAAACCATGGTACAAGCCCTGACTACATTACGTTCTAGAATTGAAGAGTTAGGGATTACTGAAGCCGTCACACAGCGTCAAGGGACAAATTACATTCGTATTGAATTACCTGGAGTACAGGATCCAGCAGCGGCGAAACGCATTATCGGTGCAACAGCACAACTCTCATTCCACGCGCTACAGGATGTTGGTGGCAAAGCGGTCAAAGCAGAACATGGTATTGTGAACCTAAATCCGCTCGCCATTTTTAGTGGCGCAGACATTGATACGGCGCAAGCGGGACGAGATGACTATGGCAAGCCGTTAGTTCAACTTCACTTAACTTCGCAAGGTGGAGCAAAGATGCTTCGCTTTTCTAGGAACAATGTTGGCCAGCCGATGGCGACGTTGTACAGCGAATATGTGGCAGACAGTCAGGGTGAAATTCATGAAAATAGCACCGTAATTTCAGTTGCTACTATTCAGCAAGTACTTGGTCAACGCTTTAGCATCACGAACATGGGGTCGTGGCAAAAAGCGGAAGACTTAGCGCTTTTGTTGCGTGCAGGCTCCTTGGATGCACCTTTGACCATCGTGACTGAGCGGACAATCGGTCCAAGTTTGGGGGCACAAAACATCAATAGCGGATTTAAAGCTCTTGCACTTGGCTTGTCGTTAACACTGGGGTTTATGTTGTTGTGGTATCGTAAACTTGGGGTGATTGCCTGCATTGCACTCGTTGCTAACTTAGTGTGTTTAATTGGTCTAATGTCGTTATTGCCAAATGTCGTGCTGACCTTGCCCGGTATCGCTGGGTTAGTACTTACTATTGGTATGGCCGTTGATACAAATGTGATAATTTTTGAGCGGATCAAAGAGGAGCGCAAACAAGGTAGCCGTATGATCACGGCGTTGCAGCGAGGCTATCAACAAGCTCAAAGCAGCATTGTTGATGCGAACTTAACCACGATGATCACTGCCATAGTGCTCATGGCGATTGGTTATGGCCCAATCAAAGGATTTGCCATTACGTTAGCGCTTGGGATCATAACCAGTATGTTTTGTGGGGTGGTGGTTTCCGCTCAATTATCGCATTGGTTTTATCGAGCGCCAGAACTGGCAAATAAAACGATCAAAAGTAGCGGCGTGAAAGGGGGGCAACATGGTTAA